From the Mycobacterium sp. 155 genome, the window GCAGCGCGATCAGTCGGTTCTCCGCGAGATAGCCTGCGCCACCGCATGCTTCGCGCGCTTCCTGGATGGCCTTGCTGGCGTGCCAGGTGTTCGCGGCCTTCAGTCCTGCCGCGCGCGCCTCTAGTTCGCGCTGCTCCTCGGCGTCAGGATTGTCCGAGGTCTGCAGTTCATGGCACTTGGACACCAATTCGTTCTGCGCGAACTGCAGTGCATAGGACTTGGCGATCAGCGGCAACAGCCGCCGTTGGTGCACCAGGTAGTCCATGATGAGCACCTCTTGATCGCTCTTTGGCGCTTCAAACTGCCTGCGTTCCAACGCATATCGCGTGGCGATGTCAAGGGCGACGCGGGCTGCGGCGGCAGCGCTGCCGCCGACGGTGACGCGACCGCGGATCAGCGTGCCGAGCATGGTGAAGAAGCGACGGCCGGGGTTTTCGATCGGTGAGCTGTAAGTGCCGTCGGGCGCGACGTCGGCGTAGCGGTTGAGCAGATTTTCCCGCGGCACCCGTACGTGGTCGAACACGATACGGCCGTTGTCGACGCCGGGTAGCCCACCCTTGTAGTGGCAGTCCGACGTCGTCACGCCGGGCATGTCGTTACCCATGTCGTCACGGATCGGCACCACGAAGCAGTGCACCCCGTGGCTCACCCCGTCCGGAGTGATCAATTGTGCGAAAACCGCTGCAACCCTTGCGGTCTCGGCGGCACCACCGATGTAGTCCTTGCGCGCTGTCGGGGTCGGGGAGTGGATCACGAACTCTTCGGTCTCGGGATCGTAGGTCGCCGTGGTCTCCAGGGACTGCACGTCGCTGCCGTGACCGGTCTCGGTCATGGCGAAACAGCCCAGCAGGTCGAGGTCGATGAGCCGGCGCACATAGGCCTTGTGGTGCCGCTCGGTGCCGAGGTTCTCGATGGCGCCACCGAACAGGCCCCACTGCACGCCTGCCTTGACCATCAGGGACAGGTCGGACATGGCGAGCATCTCGATGCTGCTGATCGCGGCGCCGACGTCGCCATTGCCGCCGTACTCCTTGCGGAACCCGTCCTCAGCCGCTCCTGCGGCCGCCATGATCTTGAGTTGCTCGGCGACCTTGGCCCGGGCGATGGCGGTGTTGGGCGTGTAGTGCGGCCGGAATTTTTCGTCCGCCAGCTTGGCCCGCATGGCGTTCTTGGTGTCTCGCCAGCGCCCGTCCAGTGTGTTGCGCAGATGCACGGCAGTGGAGGTCATACTCGACGGTAGCGTGCGCGCAACAAAAAGAACGTCGAGATCGACGCTAGGGTCGTTGTTTTCGCGCAATCACGACCCTGGCGTCGATTTCGACGAAGAGACGACCTAGGTGTCGTTGCCGACGGTGA encodes:
- a CDS encoding acyl-CoA dehydrogenase, translated to MTSTAVHLRNTLDGRWRDTKNAMRAKLADEKFRPHYTPNTAIARAKVAEQLKIMAAAGAAEDGFRKEYGGNGDVGAAISSIEMLAMSDLSLMVKAGVQWGLFGGAIENLGTERHHKAYVRRLIDLDLLGCFAMTETGHGSDVQSLETTATYDPETEEFVIHSPTPTARKDYIGGAAETARVAAVFAQLITPDGVSHGVHCFVVPIRDDMGNDMPGVTTSDCHYKGGLPGVDNGRIVFDHVRVPRENLLNRYADVAPDGTYSSPIENPGRRFFTMLGTLIRGRVTVGGSAAAAARVALDIATRYALERRQFEAPKSDQEVLIMDYLVHQRRLLPLIAKSYALQFAQNELVSKCHELQTSDNPDAEEQRELEARAAGLKAANTWHASKAIQEAREACGGAGYLAENRLIALRADTDVFTTFEGDNHVLTQLVAKELLTAYADDIKGMSPVEWVRFAANFAGERVLKRTSAETIIQTVLDSRQDNEEEGSLFNRGTQVKMFEDREEYLLSTVARRLQGKAKEMSAFDAFNAVQDHVLHAASAHIDRVILEAFVAGIAACEDDTARELLEDVCDLYALSVIEDDKAWFIEHRYLSTERAKAVTRGINERCRTLRPHAETLVDGFGIPEQLRYAAMLDPAELVNG